The Stutzerimonas stutzeri genome segment GCTGCTACAGATATTCTTCGTCTACTTCGCCGTGCTCAGCCCGCTACCTGGGCCTCGCAACAGCTTGAGCCTGTGGGACATCGTGTTCGTCAACAACCGCGGTGTGCAGATGCCTTCGCCAAGCGCCGGGGAGGGCTTTTGGGCGTTCTGGATTGCCTTGGTCACGGCGCTGGTGGCCATTGTCCTGCTTAACCGCTGGGCACGTGCACGGCATGACGCGACCGGTCAGACCTTTCCGGCGTTTTGGGTCAGTGTCGCCTTGTTCGTTGCTATCCCGAGCCTAGCTGCACCGCTGTTTGGCGCGCCGTTTCTCTGGGAGGTGCCGGAACTGCAGCGCTTCAACATTCGTGGCGGCTGGGTGGTCATTCCCGAGCTGGTGTCGATCGTGCTGGCCCTGTCGATCTACACCGCGGCCTTCATCGGCGAGACCGTACGCGCCGGTATCCAGTCGGTGAGTCACGGCCAGACCGAGGCCGCCGCTTCGCTGGGGCTTCGCCCAGGCCGCGTCCTGCGCCTGGTCATCATCCCCCAGGCCATGCGGGTGATCATCCCGCCGCTGACCAGCCAATACCTCAACCTGGCGAAGAACTCCTCGCTGGCCGCTGCAATCGGCTATCCCGACATGGTCTCGCTGTTCGCAGGGACGGTGCTGAATCAGACCGGGCAGGCAATAGAAACCATGGCGATCACCATGAGCGTCTACCTCGCGATCAGCATCAGCATCTCGCTGCTGATGAACTGGTACAACAAGCGCATTGCGCTGATCGAACGGTGAGGGCGAGCGCATGACAACTCATACTTTCAAGCCGGACCTGCCGGCGCCATCGGCGAACATCGGCGTGATTGGCTGGATGCGCGCCAACCTGTTCTCCAGTTGGCTGAACACGCTGCTGACGCTGGCCGGGCTGTATCTGATCTGGATAATCGTTCCGCCCATTCTCGAATGGGCGATCATCAAGGCCGACTGGAGCGGCGAAACCCGCGCCGACTGTACGCGCGAAGGCGCTTGCTGGGTGTTCGTGCAGACGCGCTTCAGCCAGTTCATGTACGGTTTCTACCCGCCGGAACTGCGCTGGCGGGTGGATGCGACCGCGTGGCTTGCCATCGTCGGCGCAGCGCCCTTGTTCCTGCGCCAGATGCCGCACAAGGCACGCTATGGCATCGCCTATCTCATCGCTTATCCGCTACTCGCCTACTGGTTGCTGCACGGCGGCTTCCTTGGCCTCGAAAACGTGCCGACCAGTCGCTGGGGCGGACTGATGCTGACCATCGTGATTGCGGCGGTGGGTATCGCTGGGGCGCTACCGCTCGGCATTCTACTAGCGCTTGGTCGGCGCTCGGACATGCCGGCGATCCGGGTCCTCTGCGTGACCTTCATCGAGTTCTGGCGTGGCGTGCCGCTGATCACCGTGCTGTTCATGTCTTCGGTGATGTTGCCGTTGTTTCTGCCAGAG includes the following:
- a CDS encoding amino acid ABC transporter permease, which translates into the protein MTTHTFKPDLPAPSANIGVIGWMRANLFSSWLNTLLTLAGLYLIWIIVPPILEWAIIKADWSGETRADCTREGACWVFVQTRFSQFMYGFYPPELRWRVDATAWLAIVGAAPLFLRQMPHKARYGIAYLIAYPLLAYWLLHGGFLGLENVPTSRWGGLMLTIVIAAVGIAGALPLGILLALGRRSDMPAIRVLCVTFIEFWRGVPLITVLFMSSVMLPLFLPEGMNLDKLMRAMVMVIFFEAAYVAEVVRGGLQAIPKGQYEAAAAMGLGYWRSMILVILPQALKMVIPGIVNTFIALFKDTSLVIIIGLFDFLNSIKRATSDPAWLGMSTEGYVFAALVYWIFCFGMSRYSMHLERKLDTGHRN
- a CDS encoding amino acid ABC transporter permease, encoding MRTIAKTGATRGSLLTDPQARAWLFQILAVVTVVAVGWFLFDNTQTNLAHRGITSGFGFLDNAAGFGISQHLIDYSESDSYGRVFWVGLLNTLLVSVIGIILATLIGFILGVARLSPNWLIRKIATVYIETFRNIPPLLQIFFVYFAVLSPLPGPRNSLSLWDIVFVNNRGVQMPSPSAGEGFWAFWIALVTALVAIVLLNRWARARHDATGQTFPAFWVSVALFVAIPSLAAPLFGAPFLWEVPELQRFNIRGGWVVIPELVSIVLALSIYTAAFIGETVRAGIQSVSHGQTEAAASLGLRPGRVLRLVIIPQAMRVIIPPLTSQYLNLAKNSSLAAAIGYPDMVSLFAGTVLNQTGQAIETMAITMSVYLAISISISLLMNWYNKRIALIER